TGCTGCAGAAAGGCGAGCGGAACATGGATAATATTCCAGTGGCTGATCTTCTGTCGGGTACCCTTGGGTTAGTGACCGGGCTGCTAATCTCTGCACTCGCATTTCCTGTACTCTCTCAGGCTACATGGGCAGGTCCTTTTGTACCTGTTACCGTTGCGGCTGTGCTCGGCGTTATGGGCTTTAGAATCGGGTATAACAAAAGGGACGAGCTGATTCAGCTCTTAATCCGCTCACGATCACAAGGAAATGAGAAACAAACACATCGTCCCTATGAGGAACACAAAATTCTCGACACAAGCGTAATTATTGATGGGCGGATTGCAGATATTTGCAAAACTGGCTTCATTGAAGGGACGCTGGTAATTCCTGAATTTGTATTAGAAGAATTACAGCATATCGCAGATTCGTCAGATTTACTTAAACGAAACCGTGGCAGACGGGGATTGGATATTCTGAATAAAATCCAGAAGGAACTTGAAGTTAAGGTATTGATTTATGAAGGGGATTTTGAAGAAATATCGGAAGTGGACAGCAAGCTCGTCAGACTGGCTAAAGTTCTGCAAGGTAAAGTCATAACCAATGATTTTAATCTTAACAAAGTTTGCGAGCTGCAAGGAGTTTCTGTACTGAACATTAATGACCTAGCGAACGCGGTTAAGCCTGTAGTGCTTCCTGGTGAAGAAATTATCGTTCAAGTTATTAAAGACGGCAAAGAGCACGGACAAGGTGTTGCGTATCTGGATGACGGCACGATGATCGTCGTAGAAGGCGGTCGAGAATTTATCGGTATGACCCTAGAAGTCATGGTAACTAGTGTACTGCAGACTTCCGCGGGACGAATGATTTTTGCGAAGCCGAAATTGTTGGAAAAAGCCCAGTAACATTGTATGATAAGGGAAGGCATTCAAGCGGGGGAAGGTGCAGGGTGCCGATACCAACTCGTAGGTGGGGTTTCGAATGGGCAAGGTGGGTGCCGTTATTGTAGCGGCAGGTAAGGGGTCTCGCATGCGCTCGGCAGAGAGCAAGCAGTACCTACAACTCGGAGACAAACCGATTCTTGTACATACATTGCAATTATTTCAAAACATAACAGAAGTGGATGAAATTGTTTTGGTGGTTCCGGCTGCGGATGTACAGCGTTGCAAGGATCTCGTAAATATCTATTCGATTACCAAGGTGTCGCGGGTCCAGGCAGGTGGAGTTGAACGTCAGGACTCCGTTAGACTGGGACTTGCAGCGCTTCAAGAGGATACGGAGTGGGTGCTTGTCCATGATGGAGTCAGACCCTTTACAGCTGTGGAGCATATTATTGGATGCTTAAATCAGGCAAAGGAAGCTGGGGCCGCCGTGCTGGCCGTTCCGGTCAAGGATACGATCAAAGTCGTAGACCAATCGAAATGCATTCAATCCACGCCGGATAGACGAAGCTTGTGGGCGATTCAAACCCCGCAGGCTTTTCGGCTTGCTTTGCTGCAGAAGGCGCAGGAGCTTGCTATCCAAGATGGTTTTATTGGAACAGATGATGCTAGCTTAGTGGAAAGAACAGGAACGAATGTTCTTGTCGTCGAAGGGGATTACTATAATATTAAAATCACAACGCCAGAGGACCTGCCTTGGGCGGAGTGGATTCTAAAGCATGTAAGAGGAGAGCGAAATTCATGATTCGTGTAGGACAAGGATTCGATGTGCATCAATTAGTCGAAGGACGCAAATGCATCATTGGCGGAGTCACTATTCCATATGAGAAAGGCTTGCTGGGACATTCTGATGCGGATGTCTTGCTGCATGCTATCAGTGATGCCATTCTGGGAGCTTTAGGCCTCGGGGATATCGGCAAACATTTCCCAGATACGGCTGCAGAATACAAGGATGCGGACAGCTTGATATTGCTGAAGCGGGTTTGGTCGCTAGCTAAAGAAAAAGGATATCGACTTGGTAACGCCGATTCCACGATTATTGCGCAAAAGCCGAAGATGGCTCCCTATATTCCGCAAATGGTTGAAATTATAGCGGATGCGCTGGAAGCAAAGCCTGATCAAGTCAATGTTAAAGCGACAACAACAGAGCAATTAGGTTTCACGGGAAGAGGCGAGGGTATTGCTGCTCAATCTGTTGTTTGTTTAATTCAGGATGTGCTAGAATAGCAGGTATTATGGGGTGAAGAGGGGTTCGTGTTCATGAGTCAACCATTACGTGTGCGTTACGCACCTAGTCCAACTGGACATTTACATATCGGCGGAGCGCGTACAGCTTTATTTGATTATTTGCTCGCTCGCCGGAACAACGGAGTTTTTATTGTACGTTTTGAAGATACAGACCAGACTCGTCATAAGGAGTCGGGAATCGCAGACCAATTAAGCGGCCTTAAGTGGCTAGGGCTCGATTGGGACGAGAGTGTTGATATCGGAGGTCCTTATGGTCCATACCGTCAAATGGAGCGCCTTGACCTATACAAACCGTACACAGACCAACTGCTTAGCCAAGGGAATGCTTATCCTTGCTACTGTACGGAAGAAGATTTGGAGCAGGAACGGGCAGAGCAGGAAGCCAAAGGCGAAATGCCGCGTTATTCCGGTAAGTGCCGTCATTTGACGAGTGAGCAGAGAAACGCATTTGAACAGGCGGGCCGTAAGCCTTCAATCCGTTTCCGTGTGCCGGAAGACCGTATCATTGCATTTGATGACAAAGTGCGTGAGCACGTAGAGTTTGAATCCAATGGAATCGGCGACTTCATTATTGTTCGTCCTGACGGAATTCCTACCTATAACTTCGCAGTAATTCTCGATGACCATCTTATGAAGATCAACCTGGTCATTCGTGGTGAGGAGCATCTTTCCAATACACCAAGGCAGATCTTGATGTATGAGGCGCTGGGTCTCCCGGTTCCGGAATTTGCTCATCTGTCGCTAATCTTGAATCAAGACCGTAAAAAAATGAGTAAACGGGATGAATCGATCATTCAGTTTATTGAACAATACAAAGAACTCGGCTATTTGCCTGAGGCTGTCGTGAACTTTATCGCACTTCTCGGCTGGTCCCCGGGCGGTGAAGAGGAGATGTTCACGAAGGAAGAATTGATCGCGCAATTTGACTTGAACCGTGTTTCCAAGAGCCCCGCTGTCTTTGATATGGACAAGCTAAATTGGATGAACAATCATTATTTGAAAAAAGCGCCGCTTTCGCGGGTTGTAGACCTATGCCTGCCTCATCTGCAAAAAGCTGGTTTCATCCAAGGTGAGCTCTCTTCGGAGAAAACACACTGGGTGGAAACATTGGTTGGACTCAATCAGGAGAGAATGCGCTACGCGGCTGAAATTGTGGAGCTCGCACAGTTGTTCTTCCAGGATGAGCTCGTTATGGAAGAAGAGGCTTCGGCTATTCTGCAAGAAGAGCACGTACCTGTGGTCCTGAGCAGATTTTTACAGCAAGTTGAGCAAGCAGAAGATTTTTCTGTCGAAGCAATTCCCGGTATGGTAAAGCAGGTGCAGAAGGATACCGGTTACAAAGGTAAACAACTGTTCATGTCCATACGTGCTGCATTGACCGGACAAGTGCATGGACCTGATTTGAATAAGTCAATCTTCTTGTTAGGCAAAGAAAAAGTTGTGGCGAGACTGCGGAAGTGATTGTATTCCCTGCTTCTTTTCGCTATACTTAGTTCAATATGAAAAGCAAGGATCAGGAGAGTACGAATGACGTAGGATTTTCCAGAGAGGATAATCAAAGCTTCAAGCTTTGGCTGTGAGTTATCCATGTCCCGTTATCGGAAGTGCACCTGGGAGCTGCTGTGCCGAAGTTCGCAAGTGGGCTCGTAGGTGCAGCCGGAAGTTGCCCACGTTACGGGAGCATAAGTTGGGAGACTTCCAAGTCGCCAAGCAGAGTGGAACCGCGGTAGAACGCCTCTGCAGCCTAAGGGCTGCGGGGGCTTTTTGTATTATCTAGATCCGTAAGAAGGTGATAGCATGTGGAAAACGATCAAGTCTGATATTTCTGCTGTGTTTGATAATGATCCTGCTGCTCGCAGCTGGTTTGAAGTTGCCTTTACGTATTCGGGCCTTCATGCCATCTGGTGGCATCGGATCGGACACTGGTTTTTCAAGAAGAGAATGTTTACGATTGCCCGTATCGTCTCCCAGTTCAGCCGGTTCATGACGGGGATCGAGATTCATCCCGGTGCTGTGATTGGCAAACGCCTTTTTATTGACCATGGTATGGGAGTCGTCATCGGGGAGACCTGCATCATTGGTGATGATGTTACGCTTTACCAAGGTGTAACTTTAGGAGGCACAGGTAAAGAAAAAGGAAAACGACACCCGACAATTGGTAATAATGTGATTATTGGCTCGGGTGCTAAAATCATCGGTTCTTTTACAGTTGGTGAAAATTCTCGAGTGGGTCCTAATACGGTCGTAATTAAAGAGGTTCCTCCTAACAGTACGGTCGTTTGTATTCCGGGTAAAATTGTGAAGCGGGACGGAGTGCGTGTAAATCGATTGGATCATACGAGCTTGCCGGACCCGGTTATTGATATCTTTGAAGGTTTGCAGAAGCAGATCAACGAGCTGAAGGAAGAGCTGGAACAAGAAAGACAAAGAAATGGAGGAACAAGACAGCATGACGCTCAAAGTGTATAATACGTTGTCACGTAAGAAAGAAGAATTCGTGCCTTTGCAGCCGGGTAAGGTTAACATGTATGTTTGCGGTCCAACCGTATATAACTATATTCATATCGGGAACGGTCGTCCGGTCATTTTCTTTGATGTGGTTCGCAGATATTTGGAATTCCAGGGTTACGCGGTCAATTACGTGACCAACTTCACGGATGTGGATGATAAAATGATTCGCAAGGCTGAGGAAGAAGGCACCACTGTTCCGCAGCTTGCAGAAACCTACATCCAAGCTTTTCTCGAGGATATTAAAGCGCTAGGTGTTCATGAAGCAAGCTTAAATCCGCGAGTGACGGAAAACATTCAAGAGATCATCGATTTTATCGCCGACCTGGAGTCCAAAGGCTTTGCTTACGAAAGCCGCGGCGACGTTTATTACCGTACAACGAAATTTTCGGACTACGGCAAATTGTCTCATCAAAATCTAGATGAGCTGCAATATGGCATACGCATCGAGGTCGACGACCGCAAAGAAAATCCGCAGGATTTCGTACTGTGGAAAGCGGCGAAGCGAGGTGAAATCGCATGGGAAAGTCCCTGGGGGCAAGGGCGTCCAGGCTGGCATATTGAGTGCTCCGCCATGGTTCGGAAGTATTTAGGCGATACTATTGATATCCATGGCGGTGGATTTGATTTAACATTCCCTCACCATGAATGCGAGATTGCTCAAACCGAAGCTTTAACCGGCGAACCAATGGCGAATTACTGGATGCACAACGCGTTCCTAAATATCGATAATGAGAAAATGTCCAAATCACTCGGAAACGGCATTCTCATCCGTGATCTCATAAAAGCTATCAAACCGGAAGTGTTCCGCTTCTTTATGCTTTCGGCGCATTACCGGAATCCGCTGAATTTCAGTGATGAAAGCCTGAAACAAGCAGCGAATGGACTTGAGCGCATCCAGAATGCCTATGACAATCTGAAGCATCGCTTAAATACCGCTTCTCAAGAGCGGGCACTAGAAGAAGGATTGGAAGATAGAGTTGCTACCATTGCCAATCGATTTAATGAAAAAATGAGCGATGATTTTAATACGCCAGATGCGATTACGGCTATCTTCGATCTTGTCGCTGAAGCAAATCTGTATCTGCAGCAGGAGCGGGCCACAACTGCCGCAATCCAGCTTTTCATAGATCAACTGCACTCTTTCGATCGAGTGTTCGGTATTCTTAGTCAAGCTTCAGAGGAATTGCTGGATGAAGAAATTGAACAGTTGATTGTGGATCGCACGGAAGCCCGTAAGAGTAAAAACTGGGCAAGAGCGGACGAGATTCGCAATCTGCTCACAGAGAAAGGGATATTCCTCGAAGATACACCGCAAGGAATACGCTGGCGCCGCAAATGAACGAACATATCTCGGATCCGTTTCAATTGTTTCATTTTCCGCCTTCCAAGAGTCCGAATCTGCTTAGTCCGTTGGTCCTTGCTTATATCGGTGATGCCGTCTATGAGGTATATATAAGGCAGTATGTGATTTCACTTGCGAATCACAGACCCAATCAATTGCACAAAATGTCTACGCAGTTTGTTTCGGCTAAGGCTCAAGCTAAGCTTTTGGAAGCACTGATACCGCAGCTGACGGAGGAAGAACTGGATATTGTTAAGCGTGGACGGAACGCGAAGTCTGGAACTACGGCCAAGAATGCGGATGTGCTGGAATACCGGCACAGTACCGCCTTTGAGTGCCTGATAGGATACTTATACTATACAAAAGCATTTGAGCGTTTGAAGGAGTTATTAGATTTCGCCATAGCGTTCAAAACAGCTAAATAATTTCTAGAGAGCAAGGAGGAAACCTGATGTCAGAAGAATACATAGGCGGCAAGCATTCGGTGCTCGAGGCACTGCGCTCAGGCCGGACCATTAATAAGATATGGGTAGCGGAAAATGCTCAAAAGCAATTCGCCGGCCCTATCGTGGCCGAGGCGAAAAACCACGGTATTATTGTGCAATTCACAGATAAACGTAAGCTGGATCAAATGGCAGAAGGGCTTCAACATCAAGGTGTAGTAGCCCAGGTTGCTGCTTATGAGTATGTAGAAATAGAAGATATCCTAGGGTTAGCCAAGGAGCGGGGTGAGGATCCATTCATTCTTATTCTGGATGAAATCGAAGATCCTCATAATCTGGGATCTATACTTAGGACCTCCGACTGCACGGGTGTGCACGGAGTCATCATCCCGAAACGTCGATCCGTAGGGCTAACGGCAGCTGTATCCAAAACATCCGCAGGAGCTGTTGAGTACGTACCAGTGGCGCGGGTTACGAATATCGCGCAGACGATTGAACAGCTTAAAGAAGAAGGTGTCTGGATTGCAGGTACAGACGTATCAGCTGCTCAAGACGTCTACAAAGCTAATTTCAAAATGCCTATCGCATTAGTTATTGGCAATGAAGGAAAAGGCGTAGGTCGATTAATCAAAGAAAAATGCGACTTTCTTGTCAAGCTCCCGATGACCGGCCA
This genomic window from Paenibacillus hexagrammi contains:
- the ispD gene encoding 2-C-methyl-D-erythritol 4-phosphate cytidylyltransferase; protein product: MGKVGAVIVAAGKGSRMRSAESKQYLQLGDKPILVHTLQLFQNITEVDEIVLVVPAADVQRCKDLVNIYSITKVSRVQAGGVERQDSVRLGLAALQEDTEWVLVHDGVRPFTAVEHIIGCLNQAKEAGAAVLAVPVKDTIKVVDQSKCIQSTPDRRSLWAIQTPQAFRLALLQKAQELAIQDGFIGTDDASLVERTGTNVLVVEGDYYNIKITTPEDLPWAEWILKHVRGERNS
- the ispF gene encoding 2-C-methyl-D-erythritol 2,4-cyclodiphosphate synthase; translated protein: MIRVGQGFDVHQLVEGRKCIIGGVTIPYEKGLLGHSDADVLLHAISDAILGALGLGDIGKHFPDTAAEYKDADSLILLKRVWSLAKEKGYRLGNADSTIIAQKPKMAPYIPQMVEIIADALEAKPDQVNVKATTTEQLGFTGRGEGIAAQSVVCLIQDVLE
- a CDS encoding Mini-ribonuclease 3, producing MNEHISDPFQLFHFPPSKSPNLLSPLVLAYIGDAVYEVYIRQYVISLANHRPNQLHKMSTQFVSAKAQAKLLEALIPQLTEEELDIVKRGRNAKSGTTAKNADVLEYRHSTAFECLIGYLYYTKAFERLKELLDFAIAFKTAK
- a CDS encoding PIN/TRAM domain-containing protein → MMKKWVQVIFAIMGGSLGYQWSDSILRMTGVSGGQQGYWLMGLCAAVMCLVSVWLVNIGWKLLQKGERNMDNIPVADLLSGTLGLVTGLLISALAFPVLSQATWAGPFVPVTVAAVLGVMGFRIGYNKRDELIQLLIRSRSQGNEKQTHRPYEEHKILDTSVIIDGRIADICKTGFIEGTLVIPEFVLEELQHIADSSDLLKRNRGRRGLDILNKIQKELEVKVLIYEGDFEEISEVDSKLVRLAKVLQGKVITNDFNLNKVCELQGVSVLNINDLANAVKPVVLPGEEIIVQVIKDGKEHGQGVAYLDDGTMIVVEGGREFIGMTLEVMVTSVLQTSAGRMIFAKPKLLEKAQ
- the rlmB gene encoding 23S rRNA (guanosine(2251)-2'-O)-methyltransferase RlmB, producing the protein MSEEYIGGKHSVLEALRSGRTINKIWVAENAQKQFAGPIVAEAKNHGIIVQFTDKRKLDQMAEGLQHQGVVAQVAAYEYVEIEDILGLAKERGEDPFILILDEIEDPHNLGSILRTSDCTGVHGVIIPKRRSVGLTAAVSKTSAGAVEYVPVARVTNIAQTIEQLKEEGVWIAGTDVSAAQDVYKANFKMPIALVIGNEGKGVGRLIKEKCDFLVKLPMTGQINSLNASVAAGVLMYEVVRQRTMS
- the gltX gene encoding glutamate--tRNA ligase — its product is MSQPLRVRYAPSPTGHLHIGGARTALFDYLLARRNNGVFIVRFEDTDQTRHKESGIADQLSGLKWLGLDWDESVDIGGPYGPYRQMERLDLYKPYTDQLLSQGNAYPCYCTEEDLEQERAEQEAKGEMPRYSGKCRHLTSEQRNAFEQAGRKPSIRFRVPEDRIIAFDDKVREHVEFESNGIGDFIIVRPDGIPTYNFAVILDDHLMKINLVIRGEEHLSNTPRQILMYEALGLPVPEFAHLSLILNQDRKKMSKRDESIIQFIEQYKELGYLPEAVVNFIALLGWSPGGEEEMFTKEELIAQFDLNRVSKSPAVFDMDKLNWMNNHYLKKAPLSRVVDLCLPHLQKAGFIQGELSSEKTHWVETLVGLNQERMRYAAEIVELAQLFFQDELVMEEEASAILQEEHVPVVLSRFLQQVEQAEDFSVEAIPGMVKQVQKDTGYKGKQLFMSIRAALTGQVHGPDLNKSIFLLGKEKVVARLRK
- the cysS gene encoding cysteine--tRNA ligase, which gives rise to MTLKVYNTLSRKKEEFVPLQPGKVNMYVCGPTVYNYIHIGNGRPVIFFDVVRRYLEFQGYAVNYVTNFTDVDDKMIRKAEEEGTTVPQLAETYIQAFLEDIKALGVHEASLNPRVTENIQEIIDFIADLESKGFAYESRGDVYYRTTKFSDYGKLSHQNLDELQYGIRIEVDDRKENPQDFVLWKAAKRGEIAWESPWGQGRPGWHIECSAMVRKYLGDTIDIHGGGFDLTFPHHECEIAQTEALTGEPMANYWMHNAFLNIDNEKMSKSLGNGILIRDLIKAIKPEVFRFFMLSAHYRNPLNFSDESLKQAANGLERIQNAYDNLKHRLNTASQERALEEGLEDRVATIANRFNEKMSDDFNTPDAITAIFDLVAEANLYLQQERATTAAIQLFIDQLHSFDRVFGILSQASEELLDEEIEQLIVDRTEARKSKNWARADEIRNLLTEKGIFLEDTPQGIRWRRK
- the cysE gene encoding serine O-acetyltransferase — encoded protein: MWKTIKSDISAVFDNDPAARSWFEVAFTYSGLHAIWWHRIGHWFFKKRMFTIARIVSQFSRFMTGIEIHPGAVIGKRLFIDHGMGVVIGETCIIGDDVTLYQGVTLGGTGKEKGKRHPTIGNNVIIGSGAKIIGSFTVGENSRVGPNTVVIKEVPPNSTVVCIPGKIVKRDGVRVNRLDHTSLPDPVIDIFEGLQKQINELKEELEQERQRNGGTRQHDAQSV